In Rhodamnia argentea isolate NSW1041297 chromosome 5, ASM2092103v1, whole genome shotgun sequence, the DNA window GCTCAACTTCAGCTTCAAGACTGTAGAATTAGGTATGAGAAGTATAAATTCAACGAAGATTAAGTTGAAGATGATCCTAAAGTGAGAATTATGCACACATGTTGTTCGTCTTAATCTATCATGGTCATGTGAAGCATTCTTGCGAAGTTTTGTAGCGGGAATAACTTGGGGGACAACATGATCTTTTGTTCTTCTCACTCTATGATGCCCAATGCAAGTGATCTTGACTTGTCTAGTTTCTCATGAATTCAATTTCTATCCAAACAAACAGGTACATCATATTTAGAGTCAGCTAACTAAAACATCCTGTTTCACTTTTTGTTATAAAACACCTGCAAACCTATGAATCAATAAAGTCCAAGCTTTTGACCTGTGTAGGTGGTCTTGACCTAAACTATAATTTGCACGTAATTGGTTAGATTTGAATAAGTGACTCTCGATCCTGAATTCGAATCCCTAACATTCCAACCACCTACACCAATTTGATGGGTTAAATCGAAGGTGATAAAGAACAGACACTCACATCTCAAGTAAACACTCACGAAGGaggagaagacgaagaaagcttTTCTGTAAACTTGTATCATTCTTGATTCACTCATATCAATAGTATTACAAGACacgcctatttataggcttgatACATGACTCTTGAGATACAAAAGGACCCTTAAAAGACTCATAAATAGATTCTTAGAAACATGAACAGTCATGATTTATATACATAACCGACTCTTGAAACACTCACCTAATTATGACTCCATAGTAAAGACTTCTTACAAGCAACATTACAATGAATACTGGTCTTGATTCATGCATCCATCTGGGGAGTCGAACGGTCATCCGTATGGTTATCAACATCTCGTTCACTAAATCGACACATTcgtgaatttggtttaattgctAACACTTTCTAGTCCGAGAGGCGATATTGCTTCACAGAACCTCATCAACATCACCCTGAGCTCCCTATCTATAGActcgtcttcttcattttctgtcACTTCATTCATCGAATATTTGGTCAGCAACATTATTTCTTCAGCACAAAGATCGGTATTTGATTCTCCACCAGCATCACGTCTTTGACAATGAAGCCCCGGGTCATCAGTACAATCCCCCATCGATCATCGTCCCCAGTAGTGTCTTTCTTGCTCCAAATCTTGGCGGACCTATCTGGGTCCGTCGTCTCTCTCTTGTATATTTGACTCTAAAGTAGGTCGAGCAAGAACAAGCTGTCGATGGTCATGATCCATTTCAGAGTGTCCGTGCCAACTTCCAGTTGCAGCCTGTAGCTTGCGCGGATTTTCACCTCCTGCTCTTTGAGCAAAACAGCTATTCAATCAAGTACTGGGAGCTTCAGCGGCACGGGTGCCATCGAGCCCTGGCTAGCTTGGGGTTTTTTGTTCTAGTAGAGCTGTGGCCGGAAGTGGTGGTACAGTCCCAGCACGACGTGCGAGGGGTGTAGGACTGCGGCATTCGTGGAGCTGATCGACTTGGACACACGATAGACGATAGACCGAGGGCATCTTGGATGTATGGATGAGGTGGTTTGCTCACATTTGCGGGTCCTAATTGAGTCGAAGGGCCAGACCTTTCAGGTAGATGAGCCTCAGCACCAGTGCCCCTACCTTATGAAAACAAGTGAAGACATATGAAGTTTTAACTAACTCAACAGTTCTaaataaatctgaaaaatgaGGCGGGAAGCACACTAGGAAATCCACTGAAGGAGCTTGTAGCTAGTAGTCTATTCCGAGTCAGACTTTGCTAGCTATCAGGATGACGTAAAACTGACAACTAAATGTATTTTTATGTTAATGGGAGGTGCAGTATTATTGAAAAGTGAGAAATAGAAATCTATGTTATCCTCTATGAAGTAAATAGCATGCTTTTCAACTACTACTCAGATTATTTGGCTCTTGAACCTCATTAAGAAGTTAatcgtattttattttatgaaaagaCCCATATGgttgtattgtgacaataactctACAATGTTATTTATTAGCAACAACAGAGATCTCAAGGGATCTAAGTATCTGGCGGTCAAGTGTTTTACTACAAGATAATAAATGAGAATGGTGATACTAAGTAGAGCATATTTTCACGGATGATATGATAGGATACCTACTAACTAAAGACTTTTGCCCGTGTGTATTTGAATGACATGTCATAAGCATGAGTTTAAAAACATTATGGGATGCTGTTAAGACATGTTATATGCTGGGCTTGGAAGCATCATGGGATACTGTTGTTTAGTGGGAGCTGTTTTcgtttttgctctaataaagtttacatCTATGTTCTATCACGTTTAGTGATAGTTTTGATATATGTTGACTCTTTTGTATTCACAATGTGTTTATGTTGAGGACATAGATAAGATGAAAATCTCAAGACATAGTGTAAATCTTGAGTGATGGGGGCATTTAATTTTTTAGCCATAAGCATAGGTCTTGTCACACATAAAGTATAGTTAACCATAAAGGTAAGACATGTGGATTCTTTAGAACATAAAAATGTTCTCTAGTGGCATATCAGGTTTCGTGAAACATAAAATAAGAGAATGGTGATCGACAATGAGGATAACATATAAAGTTTCTCTATTATTTGAGGTGTTATCCGTATGCCACACTATcatattgaatccatatcaGTAAAATTAAAAGCACTTGTGACCATATATGGCTATGTGTCCGTGATGCAATTACTACCATGATTCGGTGTTTGAGATTTTACGGGATTGAATTGACTACTAAGAATTATCTCTAGACTAATATAAAGATGCACATATGCAgtacaattttaattaatgtaGTCCAAGTGGAAAAATGTAAGAGTTTTCTTTATTATGCgctaaataaattaatattgtaattattaattgTTTTAATAAAGTAAATAGATAAGATCTCTAAGAGATAAGGTTTTTTTAGAGATAAAGTTTCttatttagtctaatatggaGCTAGATAGTGGAGGCCAAGTTAGACTTTATCCATAATAAGAGGGTAGGTTACAAACTCTATAAGTAGAGCTTAATTCCCTCCTATAAATCCTAATGCTTATATCACCTCACATAAAGAATCGCTACAGAACAAGATACGTGAGGGGGTAATCTCATTGAAGCTAGTAGTTAAAGAGATTTATAGAGGAGAAGCTATTGAGTATTTGGAACGTCGATATTCCCCATTAAGAACAACGTATTCTAAAACAGGTTCATGAAATCATTTACTTTATAATCGTGATTTGTATATCTAAAAGTGATAATCATAGGTCGCTGCTTAAGGTTAATAATCGCAGCTTACATGCGTACCCATGATTAAGAAACCATTTTCACACCATCAgttagacaaaaataattaaaattatagGAAGTTCGGAAGTATTTCATTGAGAAGGAAGCTAATCACTTCGATCTTATCCATTAAGTCTTTCCAATAGTGTGGGTTCTCAATAATTTATTCGCCCTTTATGGATGAAGCATGTGCACATACATGCCTGAAAATTTTATAATGAGAGAAAATAGTCGAGTTTAAAATTCAACCGACAACTACAGCCAATGGGAGATCGAACGGTAAATATTAAGGGTGTGCATCAATCGTGATCCAATCCGAAACAGGATCGAGTCAACCAATTTTGGGTACTTCATCCTCGAATCAGTCTGGTTCCCCATTCATGGGAACTAACCAGATGAgttgatatgattttttttttattcagcaAGAAGAAATGTACATATTATTTGTGAGAATAATCTCTTGTTTACTAGTAACTTCCCGTTGATTAGTAATTGCATCCTAAATTAAACTAGCTTTTGATTTATTTAGGaacttttgagaaaagaaaatagaacaaTCGAAAAAAATGTCGATTTTCGAGACAACCTAGAAAATCGGATTGACACCGTGGTGGACAGGGTCGGTTACTATTCCACATATCAGAATCAACCCTCTCTGATCCAATTCCCACGCCGATCACCCCCGATAAATATGACATGATTGGCATAATTAACTTTGCTTGTGATTGGAAATAGAAGCAACTTTGCATGTTCAATAACCAACACCTCATACTCCATGATTTTGCACCAATGCTACATACTTCTCTCTAGATTTTGCCTAACCACTACTTATTAACTATGACCTGGTTgataatattttatgtttttcctgCTTGTTGGCCTTGGCCTGCACCATCCTTTACTTATTAACCGATTTGAGCTCACCAGCCTTAAAGTAGGAAGAGACTTTCAGTATTATATTCGAGATGAGTTATGATGTAAGTTGACAGACATCGAAATTCTATTTAGAAAGAACATTTCAACGGTATTCGGAACGTATCGTACAACATGACGACATCCTGTGCTAATCGAGTACGTGGATGTTGCATAGTAGTTTGATATTGGTTTGGCATATTAGTGTAGCTTAGGTATCTTTCAAGAGGGAAATTGAACTGGGGTCCAATGGAGGCAAAAATGCGTTTGGACAAAAGAGGGAAAGGACATGAGACGAAGGAACTTCTATAACACGGATatcaaaaggatgagaaaaaagCATAACGCATGATGCGCACGTGTCTCTAGGAATGTGGTAACGAACTTGACAGATGGGGGCGTTGGCCAGTACAGGGCAACCTTCAATTGCTGCGCTAATTTGGTGAGGAAAGTTAGGCTGATAGTTGGGTCTCTTAGTCCTATTAATATATAGCAAATTTTAAGAAGCAAATAAAGAATTttactttaatttattttattaaaattccAATTAATTATTGAAATACGTGAAGTGCTATGCTTGCTCGGAGAACGGATAACCGAATACCGTAATTTCCTACAACTTCTCGTGATTCTTGTATAAAGTATCGTAGTGCCCGGAAATTGAAACGTCTTACAATTAACGGATAAGATttacgttttctttttattcgatCATCATGAGGGTGCCTGAAATTTGTTCTCGACAAAATCCTTTTGTTTTGAGGtgaaaaaaagttcataaaagaaaaaaaaaacgtttcttacttggcaaaaaaataaaatagattctTCTGCTATCtcggtatctttttttttattcggtAAAGAGacaatcaatttttaattttcgcGACTCATGTCGTCTTTAAGTAACTTATCTTTTACGGCACGTTTATTCATTTAGGATACGGTGTAATTACCTCACTATGTAACGCTCTGAATCTTAACTAATTTAGTATCGTCGAGCTTAAATTGTACGGGACTTTTACTCCTTCCATTTCGATCTTTCCTCCACGAAATTAAAGCTAAGATGAAAATACGAACCGAAGGATGGAGAAAAAGAACAACCTATCTTAAGGAAATATTTTATAAACTGCGTTTAAACGGTAACGCCACTGGGtacttcaatctctctctctctcgaagaaGCGACGCATGTATACCCAGCTTCACACGACAAGCAAAACCCAACACGCACGACAAAATCCCTTCGATATCCCAGAAACCAAAAACCAACGACACGGTGGTAACCGGTCCTAGCTCCTCCGTTCTTGACCATTCTCGATCTTGTTGCCCGTAGATTTAGAGAAAAATCACATCTTTTTCCATCATTTACCCCACTGAGACGAAACCCACCAACGAATCAGACCAAGAACCTTCCCCTTCAATGCTCCTTCGACTGGAGGCAAATCTTCCCTTCCAGTCCTCGATCCATTGATCCCAGAGATTGCCCATTTGACCCCTTTTTTCGCTCTTCTTTTGCTTGTCCTCTGTAATAATGGAGCTCCCGAGATCAGTGAGGAGGTCGATGCCCGGGTTCTTGCTAGGGTTCCTGCTGCTGTCGCTGGTGCCCCTGTCCGCGGCGAGATTTGTGGTGGAGAAGAACAGCTTGACCGTGACGTCGCCGGATAAGATCAAGGGCACGTACGACAGCGCGATCGGCAACTTCGGGATCCCCCAGTACGGGGGTAGCATGGCCGGTGCCGTCGCGTACCCGAAGGAGAACCGGAGGGGTTGCAAGGAGTTTGGCGAGTTCGGCCTTTCGTTCAAGTCCAAGCCCGGCATGCTTCCCACGATCCTCTTGGTCGATCGCGGAGGTACCCTTTTGGTCTCTTGGTCGTTTTGGGGTGTgcccttttcttgattttgagcTGTTTCTTGATTAGTGCAAGCTCTGCGAGTTGGTTCATTCGTGAGATTTGAGTTTTAATTGGGTTGCTCTGGGGAGAGTGAGCATGTGTTAATTTGGGTTAATCTGATTGGGTTTGTTGCTCGCTGCCATTGGGGAGAGGCTtgtcttatttttctttacCTAAATCAAGTTTTTGTGGGCAGGGGCTTGATTGTTGTATGGTAGTGTGAGTATTTTCTTAGATAGATGTTGAGACTTTGTCTTTTCTCTTGGCTGTTTTCGGTCTAATGCAGTGCATTTCAgctgttgttttttctttttagctcAGAGTGAATGAAAGAGAGAGTCATTATACTTCTACTATGTCTTATTAGATAGGTACGTCTAGCCTTATATTATTGATTTCATTGTGGTCGACATACAGAgagttttgcattttctttctgaGATTGACATAAATCCTTATCCTTTGTTGGAAGTTTGAATACTGTTGGACTTGGTTTGCAAGCATCTTGACAATTTATGTTGCGAGAAGGTTGcttgtttttcttgatatataacATAGACGAACTTGTAAATCTACTTGGTTTCGGAAGATAAGTTCCCTTAATAGTTCTTTCCTAAATCGAGTTTTCTGGTGGAGGGGCTTGATTGTTCTATGGTGCGTTGACTATTTTTTTAGGTAGATGGTGAgactttgtttgttttcttggCTGTGTGGGGTCTAATGTATTGCGTTTCGGCTGTAGTTATTTCGTTTTAGCTCAGAGCGATGAAAGAGAATTTGAGATTCGATAAATGCTTATTGTTTATTAgggaagggcattttggtaattttgattCAAACTGCATCTAATATGTCTTATTAGATAGGCACGTCAAGTTCTTGGCTTAACTAGATTATATTGAACTCATCGCGGTTGAAATACAGTGAgttttgtgttttctttctgAGATTGAGAAAAGTCCGTATCCTGTGCTGGAAGTTGGAATACTGTCGGACTTGGTTTTTTTGCATCTTGATGTTTTATGTGCAAACGAGGTTGCTTGTTTTCCTTGATCTTTAACACAGACAAACTTGTAATCTACATGGCTTGTGAAGATAAGTTCTCTTGATATCTGCCGTTGTGGAGCTTGATAGCTGTCTTTTCTGTTTCCCAGATTGTTTCTTTGCTTTAAAGGTTTGGAATGCCCAGAAAGCTGGTGCTGCTGCAGTACTTGTTGCGGATGACATTGAGGAAGCATTAATTACGATGGATTCTCCTGAAGAGGATGGTTCGACTGCAAAGTACATTGAAAATATTACTATACCTTCTGCACTTAttgagaaaagttttggtgaaaCATTAAAGAAAGCAATAAGTGGTGGAGATAtggtcaatgtgaatcttgatTGGAGAGAAGCTGTTCCCCACCCTGATGATCGTGTTGAGTATGAGTTATGGACCAACAGCAATGATGAGTGTGGAGTTAAATGTGACATGTTGATGGAGTTTGTGAAGGATTTTAAGGGTGCGGCACAGATACTTGAAAAGGGCGGATACACTCAGTTCAACCCCCATTATATTACTTGGTATTGCCCTCAAGCATTTACCTTAAGCAAGCAGTGTAAATCCCAATGCATAAATCATGGGAGATATTGTGCTCCTGATCCAGAGCAGGATTTCAGCTCCGGTTATGATGGGAAGGAAGTTGTGCTTGAAAACTTAAGGCAACTATGTGTGTTCCGAGTGGCTAATGAAACTAAAAAGCCATGGGTGTGGTGGGACTATGTCACTGATTTTCAGATTAGATGTCCCATGAAGGAGAAGAAATACAACAAGGAATGTGCAGATGGCGTTATCAGATCTCTTGGTAAAGAAATTCATTCATTCCAAACATTCTGTCTCAAACCTAGTTATTTATCCAATCAATAATAAACCTATAGTGTTCACTCTCTACAGGACTCGACCTTAAAAAGATTGAGAAATGCATGGGTGACCCAAATGCTGATTCTGAAAATCCTGTTTTGAAGGAAGAGCAAAATGCCCAAGTATGTGTCCCTTGCTTCTTGATAATTACAGGAACTCTTCAGCATGTTTCTTCAAATCATTGAAAGGATCCTCTAAACAAATTATGTACAATGGTTTGACCATAGAGCATATATTTGTAGGTTGGAAAAGGAACTAGAGGGGATGTTACCATCTTGCCAACTCTTGTTGTCAATAGTAGACAATATCGAGGTTTATCCTTTTCCTTGCCTATGTGTCCTAATTCTTCTCAGAAAAAAGGTTTAGTTACATTATCTGGAACATCATCCAGGTAAGTTGGAGAAAGGTGCTGTTTTGAAGGCAATCTGTGCTGGTTTTGAGGAAACTACTGAGCCTGCTGTCTGTCTTAGTGGTGGTAGGTTTTCTTTTCACGCATCTGTCTCTTGAATTTTCCTTGACGATCTTAAGTAGTTAAGTAGGGTATCTGTTGTGGCAGATGTGGAGACAAATGAGTGCTTGGATAATCATGGTGGCTGCTGGTGGGACAAAACAGCTAATATCACTGCCTGCAAGGTATGTACAAGATGTACTACCTATGCATTTCATTGATTGTGTATATTGCAGTTGACCATGCTCTTATAATTGTTCAGGATACATTTCGTGGGAGAGTGTGTGAGTGCCCCTTGGTTGATGGTGTGCAATTCAAAGGAGATGGCTACACCACCTGTGAAGGTACATAGAgcacattattttcttttcttttttgaaaagttcatgtCCTATGTGTTAGTTTGTGAATATTTTGTTTGGCGAATGAGATAAAGAAAAAGCTTGTCCTGCTCTTGATCTTCTTTAGTTTCTCTTTCACGAACTCCGTATGTGATTCTGTCAAATTAAATGTACTTGCATTAAGTAATGAAGTCCTGATGAAATGTGTTTCTAATCTAAAATGGTTGTATCATGGATGGTGGGTGTTATTGTGCAGTCCTAGTAGAGTTTCAGGATGGGTATCAGAGTATTCATAACTGACTCTACCTCATATTAAGTGTATGTGGAGACGACTAGGAATCCTGTATATCTACTTGACCTCTCTTTCCATTTTCATAGTTTTGCATATGTTTGCATGAGTACGATAAGAACTGCGTGTGCATTTGTATGCAATCATCGTAGTTGGTTTCTGAACTATCACAAGGAGAAAATAAATTCCACCCAATGTGATTGCACAACGATTTTTCATGTAGAAATACTTGGTGGTTTTTCGTTGAATATCTGATGTATAAAATAATCACCTTAAGACTATTCTGAAGAATTCATCTGCGGTGCTAGCTCCTTGGAGTCTCAAGTGCTAAGTTGCTTTTTATTCTTGAATATCTTTCCCTCTTTACACTAAATGTGCTTTCTAAGTTCTCTCGTTGATAGTTTTGCACCTGGTTCCTTTCAAATAGCAAGGTTGGTGCTCTGTTGTCTTTATTGAATAATTATGTTGTTGATTGGTTTTCTTTTGACTTGGTATAATAAAACCTTTTGAGTGCATGTTGAATTTCTAAGATCCATAGATCTTCAATATCAAGCCTGGAAATTTTATGAGGGAGTAAACTAACCCTCTGATTATTTTCTAGTTCATATAAGAAAACAACCCTGCATAACCTATACTTGCTTATGTGGAGGTAGTACTTTGTTTGTGTTACTGTTGACTTCTCATCATTGTGGGCAACCTGTACAAACATGGAAATGAGTGGTTGATCAATCACCTTTTGAGTGCATGTTGAATTTCTAAGATCCATAGATCTTTAATATGAAGCGTGGAAATTTTGTGAGGGAGTAAACTAACCCTCTGATTGTGTGCTAGTTCATATAAGAAAACAACCCTGCATAACCTATACTTACTTATGTGGAAGTAGTACTTTGTTTGTGTTACTGTTGACTTCTCATCATAGTGGGCAACCTATGCAAACATGGAAATGAACTGTTGATCAATCAAATTTTGTACAAGGGGCTAGTGtagattttgaaagaaaaaaggagggcTCTGCAAGTTTTGAAAGATTTCAAGAACTTGAATGTAACAGCACCCTCGTAGGGATTATTGCTCTATGTACCAAATTATCTGAATCAGCCAGAGACAATTAAAAGCCCATTAGTTTTTACTAACACAAAGATGAGTGCTCTCAAGTGCTGTGAATAAATTGATGAGACCGTGATTAATTGAATAATCAGGGGTTGGATATATTACTACGCAAATGGCAAGGACAGTCTTAATGGGACTGTACTCTTCCCTAAGCAAATAGCTATATTTTATCACTTTTCAGACATATAGAGATGGAGCAACTTCATTCAAATGCTCTGAAAATGGCTTTTTGCCAAATTGTTCAGCATCGTTTTACCGTGATAATTAACTTTTTGGCTGCAATTTTCTGATTcagtgaattttttaatatcattATATCCATTTGATGCATCTTATATTTTATTTGCAGCAAGTGGACCTGGTAGGTGCAAGATAAACAATGGAGGTTGTTGGCATGGATCTCAGAATGGGCATTCTTACTCTGCTTGTTTGGTGAGTGATTTTCAAGCTTTCTCCTGGGCCTTCTTCCAAATTTTCAGGATATCTTTTATTAATTTCAGCAAGAAAGCAATAAAAGTTTAATTCCTTTTTTGACTGACAATAGGATTTCGGGAACAGCAAATGCCAGTGTCCTCCTGGGTTTAAAGGGGACGGTGTCAAAACTTGTGAAGGTAATACTGATGTTATGTACTCATGTTTTACTCTATCATTCCCAGAATTTATATAAGGAATTTTTTGACTGCTCAAATGAAGTAATCCGGTCCATTGAACTACCCCATAAAATGAGTAAGGGCATCCTCAGTTTTCTTTGGTGCCTTCTGGAAACACTATGCTTGCCTTCTAGATAAGCCTGTTAAATGATGGCAGCTGTGCCAATTTCTGTATCACCTCCTTGTAACTATTTTCAAAGTGCATTTCTCAATGTCTTGCACGGGTACCAATCTAATTTCAGTGGTtatatttctctcttttactcAAGTTAATGGCAGTGATGGTGAATGCGTACTTGATGCTTGGAACATTACCATTTTGTTTATATCAGATAACTGCCCACTCGGCTGACAATTAAATTCCCTCCATATAATTGCGTTAGTAATGGGCGGTCGTGAGTACTCTGCCACTTTGGACTTTTATCATAAATGTCTCTTACATGGGTTTTCTGTCCTTTATACCTTTTCCTTTTACCTAGAAGTTGATGAATCCAAGAGTAAGGGCTACCGTGCATGAATCTGTGTAATTAACTATGACTGGCTTCCTCTTCTGTTATGTTTCTTCTTCACAGATATTGATGAATGCAAAGAGAAGAAAGCCTGTCAATGCCCTGAATGTAGCTGCAAGAATACCTGGGGAAGTTATGACTGCACATGTAGTGGAGATCTTCTGTACATCAGGGATCACGACACCTGCATAAGTAAGCCCAGCTGATCGAATGTGTCTGCCTTTtgtttgcttttcctttttttttggttcttgtgTGCATGCTCTGTGGATTCATATTGCTGTGTGTTAAGCATACATGCCCGCATTGGTTGTTTGCAGGTAAGAGCAGTAAAGAGACAAAATCTGCCTGGACTGCTGTTTGGGTCATTGTGATAGGTTTAGCCATGGCTGCTGGTGGTGCATATCTTGTCTACAAATATAGATTGAGGGTATACTTCTTATTCTTGAATTGTGTATCCTTTCTTCATCCCctcaacacacacacacacacaaaataaataaataaataaaagaacagaCAGAccacaaaagacaaaaaggaaaatggaggtTTACTTTCTCTCTTTCCCATTAATGTGATTACTGTCATTGTTTGACTTTTCATCTTTCCTGTCAGCGGAGTCTTCAaggtttgaaataattaagtaGCACTGGAATATTGTTGTGTTATTTGTGACTTCATAGTCTAGTTGTTTGACTTTGTGGTGAAGATGGGCTTTTGATTGCCTATGATGAACTACCTAGTGACTAATTCCCTTCAATGGGAGATATTGGATCAGCTAAGAACTGAATGGTGTTGCTGCCTTCTTTGAGTGTTCTGATTCCCTAATCTATCAAGCAGTTTTCTTAGTGGTATATTTTTCTGTAGAGACCTTCTAGTTTTGCAATTGAAATTAGCTAATGCATACTCATCTTGCATGTTAATGGGGTTTAATTTTGCAGCCGGACTTTTACCATTTCCATTGGTAGAAATTGCTCTATTTATACAGGGAGAATACCAGTCCTTGCAGTATACTAGTTACATATCTGTGCATGCATGTACCTGCACGCCTGGCTCATGCATGCCAGTGCACATGCACAGGTTCTGCACAAGCCCACATTTGTCCAAAATTACTAGAACACGCTAAAACAGATGCAAGGATACGTACAAACATGTATTTCTTAATATGTGTGTGCAGACGCACATGACAAAAAAGAACATgagaaaaaatatgaaagttgCATGATAACAACAGTTTAGTATACTCAAGTTAATGTATGATTGCGGACTTTGATAGTTAGGTTCTCTCATAATAATCTATTGTCATAATGTAGACATGGAATTCATTGTCAGCCTCTGCTCTTTATAAGTGCTAGTTGAAGGAACGTGCTGATACtccttttttctgttgttttcATTGCAGTCATACATGGATTCAGAGATCAGGGCTATAATGGCACAGTACATGCCTCTTGATAGCCAAGCTGAAGTCCCGAATCATGTCAGTGAAGATCatgcatagagagagagatagagagagagagaggctatgCACGGTTTGGTCTCTCGAAGGTTTTAGGCGACTGAAAGGATTTGGTTTGAGTGAACTGCGCTTAATTTATCCATTCACATATTTTAAACGTGAATTGTGTCACTGTAAATTATGATGTGGCGCAAAGTAATGGGTCACGGGTCACATATTTTTAGCGATTGGATTATTTCAGAGAGCCACTTCATGATCTTGTGCTAGATTGGAAAGGTTTCATGTGGAATGGGGTGTATATGACTTAGAGACAGTAGCTTCTAGGACTCTTTTCTCAGTTTTAttagattgtttttttttatttacatcgAGAATGAGCTCCCCCATTCTATGTTTAAAGTGCTTTGTAT includes these proteins:
- the LOC115755181 gene encoding vacuolar-sorting receptor 1-like yields the protein MELPRSVRRSMPGFLLGFLLLSLVPLSAARFVVEKNSLTVTSPDKIKGTYDSAIGNFGIPQYGGSMAGAVAYPKENRRGCKEFGEFGLSFKSKPGMLPTILLVDRGDCFFALKVWNAQKAGAAAVLVADDIEEALITMDSPEEDGSTAKYIENITIPSALIEKSFGETLKKAISGGDMVNVNLDWREAVPHPDDRVEYELWTNSNDECGVKCDMLMEFVKDFKGAAQILEKGGYTQFNPHYITWYCPQAFTLSKQCKSQCINHGRYCAPDPEQDFSSGYDGKEVVLENLRQLCVFRVANETKKPWVWWDYVTDFQIRCPMKEKKYNKECADGVIRSLGLDLKKIEKCMGDPNADSENPVLKEEQNAQVGKGTRGDVTILPTLVVNSRQYRGKLEKGAVLKAICAGFEETTEPAVCLSGDVETNECLDNHGGCWWDKTANITACKDTFRGRVCECPLVDGVQFKGDGYTTCEASGPGRCKINNGGCWHGSQNGHSYSACLDFGNSKCQCPPGFKGDGVKTCEDIDECKEKKACQCPECSCKNTWGSYDCTCSGDLLYIRDHDTCISKSSKETKSAWTAVWVIVIGLAMAAGGAYLVYKYRLRSYMDSEIRAIMAQYMPLDSQAEVPNHVSEDHA